A window of the Schlesneria paludicola DSM 18645 genome harbors these coding sequences:
- a CDS encoding ABC transporter permease → MTSLLNIWWLGLKEMRSLLSDVVMVIFVGYAFSLAIYVQATGTSSEVNNASIAFVDEDRSALSKELINAFYPPRFQEPQAISASQIQDAMDNGLFMFVVTVPPRFESDLKAGRNPDIQLNIDATAMQQASIGANYVKSITNNRIQNFLKRTNETTAPSIKLVVRKLFNPNADSSWYKSVVAIINQITLLTIVLTGAAVIREREHGTLEHLLVMPLTSFEIAVAKVWANGLVILVATAASLVLVVQMTLKVPFAGSYALWFVGVVLYLFFATALGIFLGTISRSMAQFALLIILVVVALQLLSGGSTPVESMPEWLQYLTFLLPARHFVSFSQVIIYRGGGIRAVWLEFLMVGGIGLGFFIYSLALFRKSIAVTK, encoded by the coding sequence GTGACGTCGCTCCTGAATATCTGGTGGCTCGGGCTTAAAGAAATGCGGAGTCTCTTAAGCGATGTGGTCATGGTCATCTTCGTTGGGTATGCGTTTTCCCTGGCAATCTATGTCCAGGCGACGGGCACGTCGAGTGAAGTCAACAACGCATCAATTGCATTCGTCGACGAGGATCGGTCGGCGTTGTCCAAAGAATTGATCAACGCGTTTTATCCACCGCGCTTTCAGGAACCACAAGCAATTAGTGCCAGTCAGATCCAAGATGCGATGGACAACGGACTTTTTATGTTCGTTGTCACTGTCCCACCACGTTTCGAGTCAGACCTTAAAGCAGGGCGCAATCCGGACATCCAGCTGAATATCGATGCAACTGCCATGCAGCAGGCGAGCATTGGCGCCAACTACGTGAAGAGCATCACCAACAATCGAATCCAAAACTTTTTGAAACGCACGAATGAGACGACGGCGCCTTCTATCAAGCTTGTCGTTCGCAAGCTGTTCAATCCGAACGCAGATTCTTCGTGGTACAAAAGTGTTGTGGCAATTATCAATCAGATCACGCTCCTGACGATCGTGCTGACGGGCGCCGCGGTCATCCGCGAACGCGAGCACGGCACGCTCGAACACTTGCTGGTCATGCCGCTGACTTCTTTTGAGATCGCAGTCGCGAAGGTCTGGGCAAACGGGCTGGTGATTCTCGTTGCGACTGCGGCCTCGCTCGTCCTGGTGGTACAGATGACTTTGAAAGTCCCTTTCGCCGGTTCGTACGCACTGTGGTTCGTTGGCGTCGTTCTCTATCTATTTTTCGCGACGGCACTCGGAATCTTCCTGGGAACCATTTCGCGATCAATGGCTCAGTTCGCGCTTTTGATCATTCTGGTGGTCGTCGCGTTGCAACTGCTTTCTGGTGGATCGACACCTGTCGAGAGCATGCCGGAATGGTTGCAGTACCTCACCTTTCTTCTGCCGGCCCGACACTTCGTCAGCTTTTCGCAGGTCATTATTTATCGTGGTGGCGGCATTCGGGCAGTATGGCTTGAATTTCTGATGGTCGGCGGGATCGGACTGGGTTTCTTTATCTATAGCCTGGCTCTCTTCCGAAAATCGATTGCAGTGACAAAATAA